One Methanohalophilus mahii DSM 5219 genomic window carries:
- the mutL gene encoding DNA mismatch repair endonuclease MutL, which produces MEKPEHIHLLDEATINQIAAGEVIERPASVVKELIDNSLDAGASDIRVEIEGAGSKSITVIDDGSGIGREEAPLAFTKHSTSKIESKDDLHRIITLGFRGEALSSIAAVSRVELISRTADCLSAVRIGVEGGLVGEATETGSSVGTRVEVQDLFYNTPARRKYLKSKRTELSHITDTVTRQALGNPGVAFTLLNEGKVVLRCGKGELFDRMVQVLGADVARQLIPLEYKDDLLSLWGYISKPGYYRSNREMNYFFVNGRNISSPAISNAVRLGYYTMLPKGRYPAAVLNVRINLEEVDVNVHPAKRYVRLSRENEIMDGITAAVEQALKQEKLVPEVKPSRTTTMQSSLASPEKPNSKEPISSESPVIRENTPNYSAPPRDTQRRLKSSERAFAEEKAHPERVGSGVSDARILGQVNDLYIVAETDEGLLLIDQHAAHERIMYEQLSRRVKHDWQELISPVTVDLTTREKVLLEEYIPYLENLGFSLSEFGTQTYVITTVPTVMGKIEDPSVVHDLLADLFEQGRVKEKKGMEDMLCKTMACRSAIKAGAPCNMEQMQNLLDQLEKTENPYTCPHGRPTMITLGKAELDKLFKRTGV; this is translated from the coding sequence ATGGAAAAGCCGGAGCATATCCATTTACTTGATGAGGCCACAATCAACCAGATCGCTGCAGGAGAGGTTATAGAAAGACCTGCCTCCGTTGTCAAGGAGTTGATAGATAATTCCCTGGATGCAGGAGCATCGGATATTCGAGTGGAAATAGAGGGGGCTGGATCAAAAAGCATCACCGTGATAGATGACGGCAGCGGGATAGGGCGGGAGGAAGCCCCGCTGGCCTTTACCAAGCATTCCACAAGCAAGATCGAAAGCAAGGATGACCTGCACAGGATAATTACCCTGGGTTTCAGGGGAGAAGCACTCTCCTCTATTGCGGCGGTTTCCAGAGTAGAACTTATCAGCAGAACCGCGGATTGCCTTTCGGCTGTAAGAATTGGGGTGGAAGGAGGTCTGGTTGGGGAGGCAACAGAGACCGGATCTTCGGTGGGCACACGTGTAGAGGTACAGGACCTATTCTATAATACACCGGCCCGGCGCAAGTATCTCAAGAGCAAAAGGACCGAACTTTCCCATATAACTGATACCGTGACCCGCCAGGCGCTTGGTAACCCCGGGGTTGCCTTTACTTTGCTAAATGAAGGCAAGGTGGTGCTGCGTTGCGGCAAAGGTGAGCTATTCGACAGGATGGTACAGGTGCTGGGAGCAGATGTTGCAAGACAGCTGATACCTCTGGAATACAAGGATGACCTGCTATCCCTCTGGGGATATATTTCGAAACCGGGATATTATCGCAGCAATCGGGAGATGAATTATTTTTTCGTTAATGGAAGGAATATATCGTCTCCTGCTATCAGTAATGCCGTGAGGCTTGGATACTATACCATGCTGCCCAAAGGTCGCTATCCTGCCGCGGTACTTAATGTGAGGATCAATCTGGAGGAGGTGGATGTCAATGTCCATCCGGCAAAGCGCTATGTAAGGCTGAGCAGGGAAAATGAAATAATGGATGGTATCACTGCGGCTGTTGAGCAGGCCCTGAAACAGGAAAAACTGGTACCCGAGGTAAAACCGTCCCGCACCACGACCATGCAGTCATCCCTGGCATCTCCTGAAAAACCAAATTCAAAGGAACCCATATCTTCTGAATCTCCTGTTATAAGGGAGAATACCCCAAATTACAGTGCCCCTCCAAGAGATACCCAGCGCAGGCTCAAAAGCTCAGAAAGGGCCTTTGCAGAAGAAAAAGCCCACCCTGAAAGGGTGGGATCGGGGGTGTCAGATGCACGTATCCTGGGGCAGGTCAATGACCTCTATATAGTGGCTGAGACCGATGAGGGACTTCTCTTGATAGACCAGCATGCTGCACATGAACGGATAATGTATGAACAGCTATCCAGGAGAGTAAAACACGACTGGCAGGAACTGATCTCTCCTGTGACAGTTGATCTGACCACAAGGGAAAAAGTGTTACTGGAAGAATACATACCCTATCTGGAAAACCTGGGATTTTCCCTGTCAGAATTCGGTACACAGACCTATGTGATAACAACCGTTCCCACTGTGATGGGGAAGATAGAGGACCCTTCAGTTGTGCATGATTTACTGGCTGATCTCTTTGAGCAGGGAAGGGTAAAGGAGAAGAAGGGTATGGAAGACATGTTATGCAAGACAATGGCCTGCAGGAGTGCCATTAAGGCAGGAGCGCCCTGTAATATGGAACAGATGCAAAACCTGCTGGACCAGCTTGAAAAGACCGAGAATCCCTATACATGTCCCCACGGCAGACCCACAATGATAACCCTGGGCAAAGCAGAACTGGATAAGCTGTTCAAACGTACAGGTGTGTGA